A stretch of Crossiella cryophila DNA encodes these proteins:
- a CDS encoding DUF3817 domain-containing protein, which translates to MFATPTARFRAVAIAEAFSWAGLLVGMFFKYVMVGNDLGVKIFGPVHGVIFVLYLFVVLMVREPLNWDGRTTTWALIASVPPFGTIVFERWVNKRTQAAAVTP; encoded by the coding sequence GTGTTCGCTACGCCCACAGCGCGTTTCCGTGCGGTAGCCATCGCCGAGGCGTTTTCCTGGGCCGGCCTGCTGGTCGGCATGTTCTTCAAGTACGTCATGGTCGGCAACGACCTGGGGGTCAAGATCTTCGGCCCGGTGCACGGCGTGATCTTCGTGCTCTACCTGTTCGTGGTGCTCATGGTGCGTGAGCCGCTCAACTGGGACGGTCGCACCACCACCTGGGCGCTGATCGCGAGCGTGCCGCCGTTCGGCACCATCGTGTTCGAGCGCTGGGTGAACAAGCGGACTCAGGCGGCCGCGGTCACTCCGTGA